Proteins from one bacterium genomic window:
- a CDS encoding lamin tail domain-containing protein — MRQLRFFILLIFTAIPLAFAQSDSITISEVMFSTSNTLDFIELYNYSKTQTIDLAKYIITDGAGNNDSDRISSAGEGLLLYPGQFAILLDPDYFLPPNASGRVYDISIPDTARIVTIDTNQTGGFVLGNGSLSNTTAETIHLIKVQSGIPRDTISRYTYSLGNNTSYSDEKITLNNDNNSSNWTNSIYLNGTPGAPPETNLSINDHRMIFTPPDPLTGASVTIGAIVTNKAITTSDSFRVLFYLDADKNGTADVSELLDSVSYNGSLPRNTSDTIFFTTSSIASGINYYIARIGSIYPYADTVLSDQSLRDSVQTTPAYNVSWSASSVFSPSSPTTGDTVTYARAMYNTGIADITHFAAYLYIDQNHNGMVETGEKVDSSNYNDILPSGDSVVIYFTIPDVQRGKLNLLLDLPADSLGPVPDEQPADNRTSDSANIRAAMSLTLTSASALKPSYNYIADTMAIKAVVHNNGSTTASGFSVMLYHDANTDGLPDTNERVDSVRYTSSLDATVSDSITLYWLPTSEGNVSLIVKLDSSTVQPLTDEDGSDNTHTLNALIYPRPDSITFSEIMFDPLGSEDSNEFVELYNFGSHAVDLLNWQIADSLGHDAIQDAGNGTVLQAGQYAIVFENEYALNTGRYTSRIPSSALVLTINGSTFGSSSSGLVGTYPKQLFLVRSLGDTISTYRYSLDNTEGHSDTKINPSEINTPANWANSLITDGTPGAHAEVNLSLLGQRLRFAPSEIPSGTQTVISVTVKDSGIAPVNIFKIAMYHDTNRNAIPEPEEIIDSLVFSGQLYFGDSVIFTANTPALSYGVHYFIARISQGEVSPYGDTLYYNDMLADSIKTKPSGDIALNRGRLILGEIATRGNSFSIGAYAYNMGTQPVQSFTVRWYEDRDGNYTTAPEERIDSNTYTGNLLPGDSTFLQINYPNATYGKHRIMAEAISSSVQPIADEEPSNNLLVDSIEAGARPRDILISEFMYLAVTDSIPEWIEIYNSSALSISLMNWQLYDKTSDVVLTDRSDTLHAGQFGIIVKDSVVFHKKYGNKLSDVLYIYPPSMPSLNNTGGDIIKLSTPAGLTVDSLNYLTSWGDDEGISLERKLNDSASFSMNNWTLSSDPSGGTPGTKNTATPQLRDLSITSHDILWTPAYPTLGEIFQVKATVRNLGITSSGASTILLYAYSGHDSTLLQTTNSPAILPGDSLVIVSSPITNEPQTYVGIQIDYAEDERLSNNFAKRFVPAATPRQTVVINEIMYKPGTGHTEWIELYNRSQNAVDLRSWRISDGNADLTAPATAKTITTQSVILQPDSFIIIAKDSAQFSSQYGTPLHAVYLSSMPALNDPGDMITIQDSLGGIVDSLVYLSGWGGSSDRTLERRFYDSVSYLTSNWLSCEIPIGATPGHPNSVKPLHHDLSVKASPLRVTPSYPRIGEAFTITAPIYNQGLEPVNDASLRWLRIRAQHDTVILSDEIIGTLNAGDSLKISYSDTARQIGDSIVALILSGSDERTLNNKSAVPLITSTRRNALVINEIMYDPGSNRPEWIELYNPGADTIDLKNWRMADESTIANPKTFAGTSLRIPSQHYVIITKDASALALTYPLLSSPVVTMSSFPTLNQTGDLILLTDSLSVTVDSVFYENTWGGANGFSIERISATDNANSPNNWKTSEANAGATPGVMNSTTPVALDLSIRTNDVWFDPPFPSPGQPVQIHIRIRNKGLQNITNAAVVRVYNDINNDSIPQITEIIDSTIVPALLSGDSLFVTIQWTIPVSASRRLSKALSMGSRKIIIQLDFAGDERTENNLLFTALPLGTPFQSVVINEFMYETDTSRTEFIELYNPGTTSWDLKDWKIADGSSVVSITDVSVSFLSGTYKVLAPDSSFFRKFSTTPASSVIIVPGLPSLNNTGDAIRLADDLGATVDSLTYSNTWGGAKNISVERIDADVSSDEPNNWTTSLTTQGHSAGLVNSIVSAEPFVKQSLIINEIMFSPMSGEPEYIELYNRSEAAISLLNWAITVGDDKTLLAQTDISVPPHAYVVIAGTKTFPDRYDLDKTQIIVPVTNLAALPANGTALVLQDWVGTTIDSLAYTELWGGGDGYALERIQPDAASDLMTSWRTCVFVEGGTPGKINSVYNGDKPKKIRITADPNPFLTDVAENTTITLEMPVTYARVTMKIYDNQGRLMITLLNNQPTGAHREVMWDGRDKNGQRVRMGIYIIFIEAIEESGGFNKTAKQTIVVGKRL; from the coding sequence ATGCGACAATTACGTTTTTTTATTCTGCTGATATTTACCGCCATACCGCTTGCCTTCGCTCAGAGTGACAGCATCACAATATCCGAAGTGATGTTTAGTACAAGTAATACATTGGACTTCATTGAACTTTATAACTACAGTAAGACACAAACTATTGATCTCGCTAAATACATAATTACGGATGGTGCGGGCAATAATGACTCCGATCGGATCAGTAGTGCCGGTGAGGGCTTACTTTTATATCCGGGCCAATTTGCCATTCTCCTTGACCCCGATTACTTTTTACCGCCCAACGCTTCCGGACGTGTTTACGATATTTCCATTCCGGATACTGCACGCATCGTCACAATTGATACTAACCAAACCGGCGGTTTTGTTCTCGGAAACGGATCGTTAAGTAATACAACCGCAGAAACAATTCACTTAATCAAGGTACAATCCGGAATTCCGCGTGACACAATAAGTCGTTATACCTATTCATTAGGTAACAACACCTCATATAGCGATGAAAAAATCACCTTAAACAATGATAACAATTCATCCAATTGGACGAATTCGATTTACCTGAACGGTACACCGGGTGCGCCGCCGGAGACGAATCTTTCGATCAACGATCATCGCATGATCTTCACACCACCTGATCCGCTCACCGGAGCAAGCGTGACCATCGGTGCTATCGTAACCAACAAAGCGATTACTACGAGCGATTCATTTCGTGTGCTCTTTTATCTGGACGCCGATAAAAATGGAACAGCGGATGTTTCCGAACTTCTGGATTCGGTTTCCTATAACGGGTCACTACCCCGCAATACGTCCGACACGATTTTTTTTACAACATCTTCGATAGCCTCCGGTATCAATTATTATATAGCCCGTATCGGTTCGATTTATCCTTATGCCGATACTGTTTTATCCGATCAATCGCTACGCGATTCCGTACAAACGACTCCGGCCTATAACGTATCATGGTCTGCTTCTTCTGTTTTTTCACCGAGTTCACCGACCACCGGTGATACCGTTACCTATGCGCGTGCGATGTACAATACAGGTATCGCCGACATCACTCACTTTGCCGCTTATTTGTACATAGATCAAAACCATAACGGGATGGTCGAAACCGGTGAAAAGGTCGATTCGTCAAATTATAACGATATCCTGCCAAGCGGTGATTCGGTGGTCATTTATTTTACGATCCCGGACGTCCAACGCGGAAAGCTGAATCTATTATTAGACTTGCCGGCCGATTCTTTAGGTCCTGTGCCGGACGAACAACCGGCCGATAATCGGACATCCGATTCTGCCAATATCCGTGCGGCCATGAGCTTAACCCTCACATCGGCCAGTGCGCTTAAGCCGTCGTATAATTACATCGCCGATACCATGGCGATAAAGGCTGTCGTACACAATAACGGAAGCACAACCGCGAGCGGTTTTTCTGTGATGTTGTATCACGATGCAAACACCGACGGATTGCCCGACACGAACGAACGCGTGGATTCTGTGCGCTATACATCGTCATTGGATGCAACGGTAAGTGATTCCATCACTTTGTATTGGCTACCGACGTCTGAAGGTAACGTCTCGCTCATCGTCAAACTCGACTCGTCCACAGTCCAACCCCTGACGGATGAAGATGGATCCGATAATACACATACGCTGAATGCACTCATCTACCCTCGCCCGGATTCGATCACTTTTTCAGAAATCATGTTTGATCCGCTGGGCTCCGAAGATTCTAATGAATTTGTTGAATTGTACAATTTTGGCTCACACGCTGTTGATCTGCTCAATTGGCAGATCGCAGACAGCCTTGGACATGATGCGATACAAGATGCCGGAAATGGGACGGTCTTACAAGCGGGACAATATGCCATCGTATTCGAAAATGAATACGCACTGAATACAGGTCGTTATACATCGCGTATCCCATCGTCGGCATTAGTCTTAACGATCAACGGCTCCACCTTTGGCAGCAGTTCAAGCGGATTGGTGGGAACCTATCCGAAACAATTATTTCTGGTACGCAGTTTAGGTGATACGATCTCAACGTACCGCTATTCCCTCGACAATACCGAAGGACATTCCGATACAAAAATCAATCCCTCGGAAATCAACACGCCCGCGAATTGGGCGAACAGTCTCATCACCGATGGCACACCGGGCGCTCATGCGGAAGTCAACTTGTCACTCCTCGGTCAGCGTTTGCGATTTGCGCCTTCTGAAATTCCATCCGGTACTCAAACTGTGATATCCGTGACTGTTAAAGATTCCGGCATCGCACCGGTGAATATTTTCAAAATCGCTATGTATCATGATACTAACCGAAACGCCATTCCTGAACCGGAAGAAATCATTGATTCCCTGGTATTTTCAGGGCAATTGTATTTCGGTGACAGCGTGATATTTACGGCAAATACACCGGCGCTCTCCTATGGCGTACATTATTTTATTGCACGTATATCGCAAGGCGAGGTCTCGCCGTACGGTGATACGCTCTACTATAACGATATGCTCGCCGACAGTATAAAGACAAAACCATCCGGCGACATCGCACTGAATCGAGGACGCCTGATATTGGGCGAAATTGCAACGCGAGGTAATTCCTTTTCGATCGGTGCGTACGCGTACAATATGGGCACGCAACCCGTTCAATCGTTTACCGTTCGATGGTATGAAGATCGCGACGGAAATTATACTACCGCACCGGAGGAACGAATAGACTCCAACACATATACCGGAAATCTTTTGCCCGGAGATTCAACCTTTTTACAGATCAACTACCCCAATGCGACCTACGGTAAACATCGAATTATGGCTGAAGCTATATCATCCTCCGTACAGCCTATTGCCGATGAAGAGCCGTCAAACAATCTACTTGTGGATTCGATTGAAGCCGGAGCACGCCCACGCGATATTCTAATCAGCGAATTTATGTATCTTGCCGTAACGGATAGTATCCCCGAGTGGATCGAAATCTACAATTCTTCTGCGCTCTCCATATCACTGATGAATTGGCAGCTGTACGACAAAACATCCGATGTCGTATTGACGGATCGAAGCGACACTTTGCACGCCGGCCAATTTGGAATCATCGTCAAAGATTCTGTCGTGTTTCACAAAAAATACGGTAACAAGTTATCAGACGTTCTATATATCTATCCGCCCTCCATGCCGAGTCTTAATAATACCGGCGGCGATATTATCAAACTGAGCACACCCGCGGGACTTACCGTGGACAGTCTTAACTATCTGACATCATGGGGCGATGATGAGGGTATCAGTCTAGAGCGCAAACTAAATGATAGTGCATCGTTCAGTATGAATAACTGGACGCTTAGCAGCGACCCTTCCGGCGGTACCCCGGGTACAAAGAACACAGCTACACCACAGCTTCGCGATCTGTCCATCACTTCGCACGACATTCTCTGGACACCCGCTTATCCGACGCTAGGAGAAATTTTTCAAGTCAAAGCTACTGTACGAAATCTAGGCATTACCTCGAGCGGGGCATCCACTATTTTACTCTATGCCTACAGCGGTCATGATTCCACATTATTACAGACAACGAATTCGCCCGCCATATTACCCGGTGATTCTTTGGTGATCGTCTCATCCCCGATCACCAACGAACCTCAAACCTATGTCGGCATTCAAATTGATTACGCGGAAGATGAACGCTTATCCAATAACTTTGCTAAACGCTTCGTACCTGCTGCCACACCAAGGCAAACGGTGGTCATCAATGAAATCATGTACAAACCCGGAACCGGACATACGGAATGGATCGAACTTTACAACCGCTCCCAAAACGCTGTGGATCTGCGTTCATGGCGTATATCCGACGGCAATGCCGACCTAACCGCACCGGCTACTGCTAAAACTATAACCACTCAAAGTGTCATACTTCAACCGGATAGTTTTATCATCATCGCCAAAGATTCCGCTCAATTTTCATCGCAGTATGGAACACCTTTGCACGCCGTTTATCTGAGCAGTATGCCTGCACTCAATGATCCGGGTGATATGATCACAATACAAGACAGCTTAGGCGGCATTGTGGATAGTCTTGTGTATCTATCCGGTTGGGGCGGCAGTTCGGATCGTACATTGGAACGACGTTTCTATGATTCCGTTTCGTATTTAACTTCCAACTGGCTTAGCTGTGAAATCCCTATCGGCGCAACTCCGGGCCACCCCAACAGTGTCAAGCCATTGCATCATGACTTATCTGTAAAGGCATCTCCCTTGCGCGTAACGCCTTCGTATCCACGTATCGGCGAAGCATTTACAATAACTGCACCGATATACAATCAGGGTTTAGAACCCGTGAATGATGCCTCACTGCGATGGTTGCGTATTCGCGCACAACATGATACAGTGATTCTCTCAGACGAGATCATCGGTACGTTGAATGCCGGCGATTCATTAAAAATTTCTTATTCGGACACGGCACGCCAAATCGGTGATTCCATCGTAGCGCTTATCCTAAGTGGATCGGACGAACGTACACTCAACAATAAATCCGCAGTTCCTCTGATAACCTCCACTCGTCGTAATGCACTGGTGATCAATGAAATCATGTACGATCCCGGTTCGAACAGACCCGAATGGATCGAACTGTATAACCCGGGTGCGGATACTATTGATCTTAAAAACTGGCGCATGGCGGATGAATCCACCATCGCAAATCCTAAAACTTTTGCTGGTACTTCCTTACGTATTCCGTCACAACATTACGTCATCATTACCAAAGATGCATCCGCATTAGCCCTTACTTATCCGTTACTATCATCGCCCGTCGTGACCATGTCCTCGTTTCCCACGCTCAATCAAACCGGTGATTTGATTCTACTGACGGATAGTCTGAGTGTAACAGTTGACAGTGTGTTTTACGAAAACACGTGGGGCGGTGCGAACGGTTTTTCGATCGAGCGTATCAGCGCAACCGATAACGCCAATTCACCGAATAACTGGAAAACCTCTGAAGCCAATGCCGGCGCCACACCGGGGGTAATGAATAGCACAACACCGGTGGCTCTGGACCTCAGCATTCGAACGAATGATGTATGGTTTGATCCGCCGTTTCCTTCACCGGGCCAACCCGTACAGATCCATATACGCATTCGCAATAAAGGCCTTCAAAACATCACAAACGCAGCGGTAGTGCGTGTCTATAACGATATCAATAATGATAGTATTCCTCAGATAACGGAGATCATTGATTCTACGATCGTACCGGCTTTATTATCCGGCGATTCGCTGTTTGTAACCATTCAATGGACAATCCCCGTTTCGGCATCTCGTCGTTTATCCAAAGCACTATCTATGGGATCCCGTAAAATCATTATCCAGCTTGATTTTGCAGGCGATGAACGCACTGAAAATAACCTCCTATTTACTGCGTTGCCGTTGGGTACGCCGTTTCAGTCTGTCGTGATCAATGAATTTATGTATGAGACGGATACTTCACGCACAGAATTTATCGAACTGTATAATCCCGGTACTACCTCATGGGACTTGAAAGATTGGAAAATCGCCGATGGTAGCAGCGTCGTATCTATCACCGACGTTTCGGTTTCATTTTTATCAGGCACCTATAAAGTGCTGGCGCCGGACAGTTCATTCTTCCGCAAATTCTCTACGACCCCGGCCTCGTCCGTAATCATCGTGCCGGGTTTACCAAGCCTCAATAATACGGGTGACGCCATCCGTTTAGCCGATGATCTCGGTGCAACGGTGGATAGCCTGACGTATAGTAACACATGGGGCGGCGCTAAAAATATCAGCGTCGAGCGTATCGATGCCGACGTATCATCGGATGAACCAAACAATTGGACAACGTCCTTAACGACGCAAGGACACTCAGCCGGCCTTGTCAATAGCATTGTATCGGCTGAGCCCTTTGTCAAACAATCGCTCATCATCAATGAAATCATGTTTAGCCCTATGAGCGGCGAACCGGAGTATATCGAACTATACAACCGCAGCGAAGCAGCCATTTCCCTGCTCAATTGGGCCATCACGGTTGGCGACGATAAAACACTTCTCGCGCAAACCGATATATCCGTTCCTCCGCATGCATACGTCGTGATCGCCGGGACCAAAACATTTCCGGATCGTTACGATTTGGATAAGACGCAGATTATCGTTCCGGTAACCAACCTTGCCGCGTTACCGGCTAATGGTACGGCGCTGGTGTTGCAGGATTGGGTTGGCACTACGATTGACAGCTTAGCTTATACGGAACTTTGGGGTGGCGGAGACGGTTACGCTTTGGAACGAATCCAACCGGACGCCGCATCCGATCTGATGACCTCATGGCGAACATGTGTATTCGTCGAAGGCGGCACGCCGGGAAAAATCAACTCGGTGTACAATGGCGATAAGCCTAAAAAAATTCGCATTACCGCCGATCCGAATCCTTTTTTGACAGATGTCGCGGAGAATACCACAATCACCCTCGAAATGCCGGTAACTTATGCGCGGGTTACGATGAAAATATATGACAACCAGGGTCGTCTTATGATTACCCTGCTCAACAATCAACCGACCGGTGCGCACCGCGAAGTGATGTGGGATGGACGGGACAAAAACGGCCAACGCGTTCGTATGGGAATATATATTATTTTTATCGAGGCTATCGAAGAGTCCGGCGGATTTAATAAAACGGCTAAACAAACGATCGTTGTCGGAAAAAGATTATAA
- a CDS encoding transporter produces the protein MIKRLLFILVGVQSLWAQTEYPEAISDNSFMLEEAYNQEARVVQHISGLIYTRPSKDWEYGLTQEWPMFFLPHQEKHQLSYTLPYQWLHNGPSGFGDVAVNYRYQWMADPAGYNVSPRFTVLLPTGNDNKGLGSGKIGYQIGLPVSKRFSAQWAAHVNVGMTMVPGVDVGSKKKIQKAYNIGASAIWLVKSNLNVFIEYVGVFEDEVDGTSLKNKGTHIINPGFCFAKEIGSMQVVPGLSVPLQLNGSSKTKQIFVYLSMEHPF, from the coding sequence ATGATTAAGCGGTTACTCTTCATTTTGGTCGGTGTTCAAAGCCTTTGGGCGCAAACCGAATATCCCGAAGCAATCAGTGACAATTCGTTTATGCTGGAGGAAGCTTACAATCAGGAAGCGCGGGTCGTGCAGCACATTTCGGGTCTTATCTATACAAGACCGTCGAAAGATTGGGAATACGGTTTGACGCAGGAGTGGCCGATGTTTTTTTTACCGCATCAGGAAAAACATCAGTTGAGTTATACATTGCCTTATCAGTGGCTTCATAACGGTCCGAGCGGTTTTGGCGATGTGGCTGTTAACTACCGATATCAGTGGATGGCCGATCCTGCGGGATACAATGTGTCACCGCGTTTTACGGTTCTGCTGCCGACCGGTAACGATAATAAAGGTTTAGGCTCCGGCAAAATAGGCTATCAGATCGGTCTACCTGTCAGTAAACGTTTCTCCGCCCAATGGGCAGCGCATGTGAATGTGGGTATGACGATGGTTCCCGGTGTGGATGTAGGCAGCAAAAAGAAAATTCAAAAAGCATATAATATCGGCGCCAGCGCGATATGGTTGGTAAAATCCAATCTGAATGTTTTCATAGAATATGTGGGCGTATTTGAAGATGAAGTTGACGGGACGTCGCTGAAGAATAAAGGAACACATATCATCAACCCCGGTTTCTGCTTTGCCAAAGAAATCGGTTCGATGCAGGTGGTGCCCGGATTATCGGTACCGCTGCAACTCAACGGTTCCTCTAAAACCAAACAGATCTTTGTTTATTTATCTATGGAACATCCGTTCTGA
- a CDS encoding SDR family oxidoreductase — MKTALITGASSGIGLATAQKLTEMGYRVYGLARNFDKTTWRHANFVPIVCDVRDINALEEVEKKWPTKESLDVLIHSAGFGYFAPHEEIPLRTLQDMVTTNLTAPLILTHLFLRRIREQRGFIIHIASVTALEPSRMGAAYAATKAGLRHFSASLFDECRKQGVKVVNINPDITRTAFYDNLNFSPSDETDTYIEPQEVADTVGYVLTQRDGTVISEITIRPQRLHVIKRKHHH; from the coding sequence ATGAAAACGGCATTGATAACCGGCGCTTCATCCGGGATAGGATTGGCCACGGCGCAGAAGCTTACTGAAATGGGGTACCGGGTTTATGGACTTGCACGTAATTTTGATAAAACAACCTGGCGTCATGCGAACTTCGTACCGATAGTGTGTGACGTTCGGGATATAAATGCGCTCGAAGAAGTTGAAAAAAAATGGCCGACGAAAGAATCGCTGGATGTGTTAATACACAGCGCCGGATTCGGATATTTTGCGCCGCATGAGGAAATTCCTTTGCGCACGCTACAGGATATGGTAACGACCAATCTGACGGCGCCGCTTATTCTTACGCATCTTTTTTTACGCCGTATTCGCGAACAACGCGGGTTTATCATTCATATTGCTTCCGTAACGGCCTTGGAACCCAGCCGTATGGGCGCCGCTTATGCCGCCACCAAAGCGGGTTTACGGCATTTTTCGGCTTCTTTATTTGATGAATGCCGCAAACAAGGCGTAAAAGTCGTGAATATCAATCCGGATATTACGCGTACTGCATTTTACGATAATCTGAATTTTTCACCGTCTGACGAAACCGATACGTATATTGAACCTCAGGAGGTAGCAGATACCGTTGGGTACGTACTTACGCAGCGTGACGGGACAGTGATTTCCGAAATTACGATTCGCCCGCAAAGACTTCATGTCATCAAACGTAAACATCATCATTAA
- the mce gene encoding methylmalonyl-CoA epimerase, translating into MKLEKIDHLGIAVPDLEKFIELYKAMGFEYHGREIVADQKVETAFFKVGESSIELLAGTDPESPITKFIEKNNGKGGIAHVAIGVTGIEEKLADLKAKGFQLIDEVPKTGAHGAKIAFVHPKSTGGVLLELCEKKH; encoded by the coding sequence ATGAAACTCGAAAAAATCGATCATCTCGGAATTGCAGTACCCGATCTTGAAAAATTCATCGAATTATATAAGGCTATGGGATTTGAATACCATGGTCGCGAAATCGTGGCGGATCAAAAAGTCGAGACGGCTTTTTTTAAAGTCGGCGAATCTTCGATCGAATTACTTGCGGGTACTGATCCCGAAAGCCCGATTACCAAATTCATTGAAAAAAATAATGGTAAAGGCGGTATTGCGCATGTCGCGATCGGTGTGACGGGAATCGAAGAAAAACTCGCCGATCTCAAAGCTAAAGGATTTCAGCTTATTGATGAAGTACCGAAAACAGGTGCGCACGGCGCCAAAATAGCATTTGTGCATCCTAAGTCCACAGGCGGCGTATTACTGGAGCTTTGTGAAAAAAAGCACTAA
- a CDS encoding bifunctional 5,10-methylene-tetrahydrofolate dehydrogenase/5,10-methylene-tetrahydrofolate cyclohydrolase, with the protein MNAKIIDGKQIAESIKREIAQEVEALKIKNVQPKLVVVLVGEDPASQVYVRNKGLACEQVGMAHETIKQPTTMPEKDLLALIDRLNKDPSVTGILVQLPLPKHINESLIINAINPAKDVDCFHPFNVGRLAIGDAIFLPCTPAGVQELLMRSDADPSGKHTVIVGRSNIVGKPLANMLVQKAKGANSTVTVCHTGTPDMTYFIKQADIVVAAVGRAEMIRGEMLKPGAVVIDVGINRISDPSTKSGSRLVGDVHFDSAKEVASAITPVPGGVGPMTIVMLLKNTLKAAKQG; encoded by the coding sequence GTGAATGCAAAAATAATCGATGGTAAACAAATCGCCGAATCCATCAAACGTGAAATTGCGCAAGAAGTCGAAGCGCTTAAAATAAAAAATGTGCAGCCCAAATTGGTCGTTGTCTTAGTCGGCGAAGATCCGGCCTCACAAGTTTATGTTCGCAACAAAGGGTTGGCCTGTGAACAAGTCGGCATGGCACATGAAACGATCAAACAACCCACAACGATGCCTGAAAAAGATCTGCTGGCTCTGATTGATCGGCTTAACAAGGATCCTTCGGTCACCGGTATTTTAGTGCAATTGCCTTTGCCAAAACACATCAATGAATCGCTTATCATCAATGCCATCAATCCGGCCAAGGACGTAGATTGTTTTCATCCTTTTAACGTCGGCCGTTTGGCGATAGGGGATGCGATTTTTTTGCCATGTACACCGGCCGGGGTGCAGGAATTACTCATGCGTTCGGACGCCGACCCATCAGGAAAACATACCGTGATCGTAGGACGTAGCAATATCGTGGGAAAACCTTTGGCCAATATGCTGGTGCAAAAAGCCAAAGGCGCTAATTCTACCGTGACGGTATGCCATACGGGAACACCGGACATGACATATTTTATCAAGCAAGCCGATATCGTCGTTGCGGCGGTGGGGCGTGCGGAAATGATACGCGGCGAAATGCTCAAGCCGGGCGCGGTGGTGATTGACGTGGGAATCAATCGCATATCCGATCCGTCCACCAAATCGGGATCACGTTTGGTAGGGGATGTTCACTTTGATTCGGCCAAAGAAGTGGCGTCAGCCATCACACCCGTTCCCGGCGGTGTGGGTCCGATGACGATCGTTATGCTACTCAAAAATACACTTAAAGCGGCAAAACAAGGATAA